CGCAGTTATCGGCCTGCTTGTCGCGACACTAACAGCGCAGGGGCTCGATTGTGACAGGCCTTCCGTTAATGCCGGACTGTTCGGCTTCAACGGGATTCTAGTTGGCGTCGCTTTGCCAACTTTTATTGCCGCGTCACCGCAGCTCTGGTTCTATATTATTGTGGGGTCAGCGGTTAGCTCAGTCATTACCTCCGCCTTCAGTGCAACCCTTACCAAAAGCTGGGGCATTCCGGGTTCGACAGGTCCTTTTGTCCTCACGGGCTGGCTGATGGTCGCGGGAGCCTATTCTTTTGGGTCACTCGCCGTAACCGGCGAGAGTGCGAAGCTGGTATCGGACTATGTGCAAGGTGCGACGACCATCCCCGCCAATATTGAGCTCGTTCAGATTTTCTTCCGCAATATTGGGCAGGTTTTCCTGCTGGGGAATGAGGTTAGTGGCGCGATCATTCTTATCGGCATCTTTATTGCCTCACGTCCTGCAGGCATCGCTGCCGCTCTGGGATCAGTGATCGCCATGAGCACAGCAATTTTCATGCGGGCCGAACCATCCGTTGTCATTCAGGGGCTATACGGTTTCAGCCCAGTTTTGACGGCTATCGCAGTAGGGGTGGTTTTCCTCAAAACTGACCGCAAAGTCATCGCATACGCCGTACTTGCGATCATTACGACAGTGTTTATTCAGGGTGCTTACGATGTGATCATGTCCCCAATGGGTATCCCGTCGTTTACAGCGCCATATGTACTAACAATGTATTTGTTTGTTGCGCCAAAGAAGCTCTTCGCGCCCCATCCACACCGCCCTGTCCAGCAACATATACTGACAGATAAGTAAGGTATCTGGATTATAACCGAGCAAGAATCTGAACTTCAGTTCTGAAGGAGTGCAATATGAACTCTATCAATGCGGGTGATACAGCCTTTATTCTAATCTGCACTGCACTCGTCTGTATGATGACACCCGCCCTCGCTTTGTTTTACGGTGGGCTAGTCAGACAGCGCGATGTACTGTCGATCATGATACAGAACTTCGTATGTATGGGCGTGGTTGGCTTGATCTGGGTATTTGGCGGCTTCAGCCTTGTATTCGGTCCAACGATAGGCGGCGTCATTGGCGATTTCACCACCTATTTTGGCATGTACCATGTAGGTATCGATCCGAATCCGGAGATTGCTCCAAACGTGCCTTTCATGATGGTTTTTGCATATCAGATGATGTTCGCGATCATTACGCCGGCGCTGATGACCGGTGCATTTGTCGGGCGCTTCAAATTCGGCGCTTATCTTTTCTTCATCACCTTGTGGACGATCCTCGTTTACCTTCCAGCCGCCCATTGGATTTGGGGGGGTGGCTTTCTTGCAAAACTGGGCGTCGTAGACTTTGCGGGCGGTATCGTCATTCACGTATCCGCAGGTTTCTCGGCTCTGGCCGCTGCAAAATATCTCGGTAAACGTAAATTTGCAGCGGGTGAGGCAGAATCCCAGCCTGCAAGTCTGCCACTGGTTGCCATCGGCGCTGGTCTTTTGTGGTTCGGCTGGTTCGGTTTTAACGCAGGCGGCGCTTACGCTGCAGATGCACTGGCTGCCTATGCGTTCACAAACACCATGCTCTCTGGCTCTGTTGCCATGCTGGTGTGGATGATTTGGGAGTGGAAGGAGTCCGGTCGGCCGTCCTTCTCCGGCGTTCTTGTGGGGGCAGTAACAGGTCTTGCAACTATCACTCCCGCCGCAGGTTATGTTGAACCTATCACCGCGCTGCTCATAGGTGCGATTGGCGCTTCGGCCTGCTTTAATGCGAAGTACGTCCAGAAGTGGCTGAAGATTGATGATACACTGGAGGTCTGGCGTGCACACGGCGTTGGTGGCATGACCGGCGCTATCCTGATTGGTATTACAGCCAGCTCCAGCATCAATGCGGTTTCGGCAAGCGCCTATCAACTCGGCGTTCAGGTGCTCGCCGTTGTGATCGTGGCCGCTTACGCGTGGATCATCACCAACATCCTTCTCAAAATCTTGGATGCTACCGGTCATTTGCGCGTTTCCGACGACATTCAGCGTGAAGGTCTAGATGACCAGCTTTATGGTGAGAATGCTTTTAATCTTTGGGGTATGAAAAAGCATATGGATAAGTAAAAAGTTATAAATCTCCCATACAATATGATTATATAGCCAGAGTAATTATGCTCTGGCTATATAACTTGCTAGGCGGAAAGTCGAAATACAATAATAATTCCGAGCTTGCGTATATCTTTGTTGCATCGCGAATTCTCCACAAGTAAGATGATTATAGGAAAAGATCATACTTCGGAGGGCGGGATGAAGTGGGCATGCGTTTTCCTCGGGGCGGTTGTGGGTCTGAGTGGGATTACATCAGTCGTTGCAGCACCAAAAAATACATTGGTTCTTGCAATTGGCGGTGAGCCAGAGAACGGTTTCGATCCAATGGCTGGTTGGGGCGGTTACGGTAACCCGCTTTTTCAATCAACGCTTTTACGCAGGGACGTTAATCTCGATACCCAGCCTGATCTTGCAACACAATGGAAGCTTTCGGACGACCATAAGATTTGGACCATCCAAATACGCGATGATGTTCGCTTCTCCAATGGTTCGCCGGTAACGGCGGATGATGTCGCTTTCACTTTCAATACTGCTAAAACCTCAGCCAATGCGATTGACATGAGTGTCATGGAAAAGGCCGAGGCGCTTGATAAAAACACTGTTCGTATTTCGCTCGCTAAGCCCTGGATTACTTTTGTAGAGGCTTTCTATACTCTCGGTATAGTTCCTGCTAATGCTTATGGCCCGGAATATGGTCGTCGACCTATCGGCTCCGGCCCATACAAGTTTGTTGCATGGAACGAAGGTGAACAGCTGATCGTTGAGCGAAATGACGCCTATTACGGCGAAAAGTCGCCATTCCAGAAAGTCACATTCCTGTTTACAGGCGCCGATGCTGGCCTGGCGGCGGCGAGTGCTGGTTCGGTTGATATGGTAGCGGTACCTTCCCAGCTTGCAGATGCCGTTCCAAATGGCTTCAAGGCCGTGTCGGTTCAAACTGTCGATAATCGTGGCATCAGTTTGCCTCTTATAAAACCGAAAGTGATTGACGGTCGTAAAATCGGCAATGATGTCACGTCTGATTTGGCAATTCGGAAAGCCATTAATCAAGGTCTAGATCGCGAGCTTATCGTTGATGTGGCGTTGCATGGCCATGGAACGCCGGCTTTCGGCCCGGCCGACGGGCTTCCATGGTCGGGAAAATCGGATCAGATCGAGTTTAAACTTGATGGCGCGAAGGCTATACTTGATGAAGCTGGATGGGTTGTTAGCAGTGATGGTACGCGTGTCAAGGACGGTATACGGGCTGCTTTCCCTATCAACTATCCTGCAAGCGATGCGACACGGCAAGCATTGGCTGAAACTGCAGCCGAATTGCTTCGCCCACTCGGTATTGACGCAACACCGCGCGGCGCAAGCTGGGACGCCATCGGGCGTGTGATGAATTCCGAGCCAGTAATGTTTGGCTTCGGCAGCCATTCACCATACCAGCTTTACAGTCTTTTTGCTGAAAAACTCGCTGGCGTTGAATATATGAACCCGAGCTTTTACGCTAATCCGGACGTCGAAATTCTGTTCGAAAAGGCACAAGGGGCAGAGAGTCTGGAGGCATCATTGCCGTACTGGTCTAAAGCAGCGGATCACTACGGCTTAAAGGGAGATAATGCATGGGCATGGCTCGTCAATTTTGACCACGTCTATCTCGTAAATAAGTGTCTCGATCTCGGCCAAACCCAGATTGAGCCGCATGGTCACGGCTGGCCGATTACCGCAACAATCGCCAATTGGCGGTGGATCTGCGAGTGACGGTTCACATCCTGGCCCTGATCGCGCAGCGGCTGTTGCGTCTATGTGCGTTGATCGCCGTGGTAGCTCTCGCTCTGTTTGTCTTGTTGAAAGCGTCGCCATTTGATCCGGTTAATGCGTATCTTGGCCCTGCGATCGCGTATGTCGGACCAGAGCAAAAAATGCAGATCGCTGCTATCTGGGGATTTGACCGACCACTCCATGAGCAATTTCTGCACTGGAGCGGTAATATTCTCACCGGCGATCTTGGCTATAGCATTACCTATAATACATCCGTCAGTGAGGCTTTGAGCAGCCGCATCTGGATATCGCTAACCCTGACCGGTTTGGCGTGGCTATTGTCCGGTGTACTTGGCTTTGGTCTCGGACTTATTTCAGCCGCTTGGGAAGGTCGATGGATCGACCGCATGATAAGGCTCTATTGCTATGTTCTTGCCGCCACTCCGACATTCTGGCTCGGCATGCTCATGCTTGCGCTATTTTCCGTACAGCTTGGGTGGACACCAATATGCTGTGCGGGGCCGATTGGGGTTCCTTCCGATCAGGTAACATTTGTTGAACGCATTCAACATCTGGTCCTGCCATTGTCTGCATTGACCCTCTTTGGTGTGGCCCAGATTGCTTTGCACTCGCGCGCCAAACTCATGGAAGTTTTGCAATCTGACTACATTATTTTTGCCCGTGCTCAAGGTGCGACCCAAACGGATATTATCCTGCGACACGGTATTCGCAATGCTGCTTTGCCAGCCCTTACTGTTCTATTTGCGTCGATTGGCGAGATATTTGGTGGAGCCATTCTGGCAGAACAAGTTTTTTCTTGGCCAGGCCTTGGACGCGCCACTGTGGAGGCAGGTATCCGCGGCGATGTCGCACTGCTTCTCGCCATTGCGATACTGACAACAGTGATAGTCTCGACGGGAAATATGATTGCCGATCTTTTATACCGTTTCGCTGATCCGCGCTTGAAAGAGGGATTATGAGAAAAATCTCCTTCAATGGGCGAATACGGGCACTGTTAAGCACGCTTTTCGCCCTGACTATTATCACAACTCTCGCTTTGTCTGCCTGGCTCTACGGCGATGTAGGGATAAGGGCAGATTTCGCAGTAAGGAATATGCCCCCCTCCTTTTCCCAATGGTTTGGAACCGACCAGATGGGGCGTGATATGTTCGCGCGGACCATGCACGGGCTGACACTGAGTCTAAGAGTCGGGATTCTAGCTGCAAGCCTTTCTGTTATCATTGCACTTGTTGTCGTGTTGCTCTCGGGTTTTGGTAAAGTGACAGATGCTCTCTGCGCATTTGTCATTGATGGAATGTTGTCGATGCCGCATCTAGTGTTACTTATTCTGATCAGTTTTGCTTTAGGCGGTGGCACTGGCGCTGTGATCATTGCAGTTGCGGTCTCTCACTGGCCACGTTTTGCTCGAATTTTGCGTGCTGAGCTTCTTCAGGTTCGGGCAGCGCGTTGGGTCGAAGCATCGCGGAGCTTTGGTAAGTCACACAGCTTTATTCTCCTCAACCACATCCTGCCGCACCTGTTACCGCAGATGCTGGTTGGATTTTTACTGATGTTTCCACATGCCATATTGCACGAGGCTGGCCTGACATTCATCGGTTTCGGCCTGGAGCCTTCGAGGCCCGCCATTGGGATTATGTTGTCGGATGCGATGAAAAACATCATGGGGGGACGCTGGTGGCTCGCGCTTTTCCCAGGATTGGCTTTGTTGATTATGGTGTTGTGCTTCGATGTGATTGCCACCGGTATACGACGGCTCACTAATCCAAGAGAGGCTCAGATCTGATGTTGGAATTAACAAAACTTTCCGTTTCGTTCAGCCGGTACACCGGGCTTTTCCGGCAAGAGCGCATCGCTCGCTTGTCGGATATAGACCTTAACGTTGCTCAAGGTGAGATTGTGGCACTGATCGGGCATTCAGGGGCCGGGAAAAGTATATTGGCGCATGCCATTCTTGGGCTTTTGCCACCCAATGCTATGGTTGAGGGCAGCGTGTATTTTCAGAGTTCATTGTTGACTGAACCGGTCCTTATGAAAAAACGCGGCCGTGAAATTGCTTTTCTTCCGCAACAAACTACTTACCTTGACCCAACAGCTGATACCGGGTCTCTTATAAGCTGGGCGGCGCGACGCGCCGGTAAAACGCCGCAGATTAAAGCTCGTCTAGAACAAGTAGGACTAAGTTCTGAAGTTGCTAGCTTATATCCCCATCAGCTTTCTGGGGGCATGGCGCGGCGCATTTTGATGGCACAAGCCACTGCGGGCGGACCTGCCCTGTTAATTGCAGACGAGCCAACCGCCGGTTTGGACCCGCTCAATTGTGATACGATCCTTCAACAATTGCGGAAGCAGGCTGATAATGGCGGTGCAGTGTTACTCATAACGCATGATCTTGTTTCGGTATTTCCCTATGCTGACCGGATAGCAATTCTCAACGAAGGTAAAATTTGCTGTGTGGCCCCAGTTTCAGCTTTTAGCGGTGCAGGTGAGAAGCTGAATTCCCGATATGCACAATCGATGTGGCGTGCATTGCCGCAGAACGGTTTTAACGCATATGCTTGAAGCAAGAAATATTAGCGTATTGTTCGGGAAGGCAACTGTCTTTTCAAACCTTTCAATGAGTGTAAAGCCAGGCGAGATTTATTGTGTTTCGGGCCCGTCGGGATGCGGAAAAACCACTTTGGGGCGGATTTTGGCCGGATTGCGTCGACCTGATTCAGGTGAAGTTACGCTCGATAACCAACGATCTGATTTGCACCACTGGTGGCCCGTACAATATCTGCATCAGTCTCCACTCTCCGCTATGAATCCGCGATGGCGTATCGGAAAAGTGATTAGAGAGCCTGGAGCGGTTGACCCGGAATTAGAGCGTGCGTTGGGTGTTCAAAGAGATTGGGCTGAACGATATCCGCATGAGTTGTCTGGAGGGCAATTACAACGTGTTTCGATACTGCGTGCCCTTGGTGCGAAGCCACGCTATTTGATCGCAGACGAGATTACTTCTGCCCTCGATCCGGTCGCTCAAGCTCAGATCTGGCATTTTTTGCTGGCCTTTGCCAACAAACTCCAAGTTGGCATATTGGCGATAAGCCACGATGAGGGGCTCCTCGCTACAATTGGAAATAAACAGCCCGGATTAAGGCTTGGTTGATAAGCTCATAACGCTTGGCGGCGATGATAAGATCAACAGTTCCTTTTCAAATTAACGCGATGCAACTGGCACCCAATTCACCAGCCATGATCGCAGTGGTTAGAGTGATAGTCACCCTCGTTTGCAGGAAGCTTCATTTTGCTGAGTATACTGTTCTCCTGCGGGCACGCCTTATTGGAACTTATTCGAAGGCACGAGGCGTCATAAACGTTACCGGCTGACAGCCCTTGTTCCAGCGCCAACTTTGAACAAACCGAAATTCAACGGCTGCTGCACCCGAGGAGCAGGCCATGTCGTGCGGAGTAAAGTGGGACGAAGACGTGCTGTTCCATGTCGATCTGGTATTTATCCACTTCCCAAATGCACAGTATTTGGTTGGTCTATTTTGCTGCTTGGTCTCGAGGCCCTACCATGCTCAGCATAACTGTTGACTAATTGCCCCGACGCTACCCTCATACTCAATTTCATTTCACGATGAGGTATTTCGTCGAAATAGATCAAATTGCCGCTGCCAATCGCATGAATGTGCTACCGACAGGACGAAGGTAATAGTGCAAAAATGAATCAACTTTAAGAAGAACAGTTTTTGATGATCACTCCCGTAGCGACTGATTTATTCGCTATTGGCAGACGTGTTTATGTGAAGTGCAACTATTCTGAGTTGACTTGGTCGGCTTTCCATTCGCCAAGGTCTACATTGTAGGCCACTAAAAGTCCGATGCATATAAAAGCAACGACTACGCTCAACGAAATATGCATTCTTTTCAATTTCATGTCCTGCTCTCAGCTCACTGTACCCAGCGGTTTTCTTCCAGTATATACACAGCTAGTTCCTTACAATCAATCTGGCAGCGATATTTTGGAAAGGCCCGCTGATCCTTTGAGAAAGATGCATTGAAGATCAGTCCCAACGTGTTGCAACCGATGTTGACAGTAATACTTTTTTCATCCGGGAGCTACGCTCGGCGTCTGCTGTTATCAAGATTGTGAGAGATATTTGACCGTTTCTTTCCTCTGGCGATATCATGGATATTGATACGACAGATGGTGTTAATATGAGCCCTCTGACTCTGTTCACAAACGCTTCAGTGTAATGCCAAGCTTTGAAGGACCGTAGCGATTTCAAACCGCATATAGCCGGCCAGTACGGCTCAACCTCCGAGACGAGCAGAATCGAACTGCACACCCCCAGGGATTTTCGCGCCGGATAATGCTGCCCACAATGATTGGATAAACTTTCCCTTTTGCCAACGTTCAGAAATCGGTCGTCTGTTTAATCCGACGATTTGAATTGTTACATGCTTGTAGCGTTGATCATACAGTCGCTGTTGGCTCAAACGATCAAGTGCGGCGTAGTCCAGAGTCCCGGTTGCTGAAGACAATTTGCAGAACGGCCTTCATCCACACGCTCTCCCGCAATTGTATAAAATGTCTTCGAATGCGGCTTTCAAAAGGAAGGGTGCGCGGATGGTTTAACTTTCCCAGCGCTTTTTGAGCATCCCCGGCAAATGCAGCTGGATTATATACACCAGCAAGGCTGCTGCCCATCCGAACATCAAGATACCGCTGGCTCCTGTGATAGGTCCGAACAGACGCGTTCGAGCGATTTGACTGAGGTCTCCGGATCCTAGCGTCGTGTAATTCAACATTGCTGTATAAAAGGCATCGCCATAGTTATCGACTAGGCCCATATGATAATATGTCAGCGCCCATATTGTCACACAGCAGCATAGGCAGATAAAAAGTATAATATATAAGCTGATCAGCGATACAACCAAGAATATTACTCTATTCTCGTTGAGTTTACTGCCAAGCAGATGAACGAATAGGTAGACGCAAAGGGTTGCGAGCAAGTGAACCAGCATCACGACGATTCCCACTGTCGAGCCAACAATAAAATCTGTAAGCATAGTATCCCCGTTCCAAAGCCTGACATCTGGTGCTAATTAGAGAATATCTATTAAAGGGCCGTTTAAGCTGAGCCATCTCTTGGAATTTATTCAGCGCCATTCTTGCGGTAGCGCTGGAGAAGATCGTGTCGTAAGATCTCTGGTGTTTTTGAATCGAGTGCTGAATTGGCAGTGTTTTTGGACCTTTTTTAGAGCAATCATTCAATTCCGTTGAGGTTTTCGTAAGCGCGATCGTCGCAAGGTTTGATGTTTGAGAGACGAACGCATTTGTCGAGCTACAAATAATTGTCGCCCCAATATGTGTCACCCCGTGCCTGTTGGGCGAATATCACTCTGCCCCTGTCAGATCGAGAAAAATCCGCGCTGGAAATTGACTGCCAGAGTCTGTCTCCTCGAGTTGAAATTAGATAATGGAGGCGCCGACGCTGTGTTGCCATTGGTCGGCTGCTGCTAGCTCGACGAATTTTACAGAACGATGGTATGTGTGACTAGATCGTTTAGCGCGGAAATCAGCCTTCAATCAAATTAAGTGCGTCATACAACCAAGTAACCGTAAGTGAAAAATAAGTGTCACGTATAGTTCTTAGGAAAGAATTTTCGAACACAGAAGTCAATAAGGGTGATAACTTGCATTCATCGAATGCGGTCACAACTGTTTCTATTGGCGTGGAGGGGCTCAATGGTGCCATTGGATATACTGTGGGTTGGCCTCGGAGGGGGGCTTGGGTCGTTATTTAGGTGGTGGGTGGGTGCGCTTGCTGGTGAATGCTACAAGGGCAAATTCCCGCTCGGAACATTCTTGATCAATGTCACTGGTGCTTTTTCAATCGGCTTTCTGTCTGTTTTGTTCACAGTGCAGTGGTACGATCGCTTTGGCGATTTATTGAGGGCTGGGGTACTAACTGGTTTCCTTGGTGGGTATACAACGTTCAGCTCGATGCAACTTGATGCAGTTAAGTTAGCGCGCGAGCATTACGAAAGCTTGGCAGTTATTTATCTCCTGGGGTCTGTGCTTCTCGGCTTGGCCGCAGCGGCGTTCGGAGCGCTTCTTGCAAACTTGATTGGGTGAGGGAACTGCGATGATGAACACAATCATTCTCGTATTCGTCGGAGGCGCCGTCGGTGCTATGGTCCGAGAATTTCTAATGTTGGGTATACCGAACCTTTCAGAAGGTTTTCCAATATCCGTCCTGGTTGCGAATGTTGCCGCCTCGTTTCTACTCGGGCTCTCAACTAGTCTTTATAAGAAAGGTTCACTCAGCGAAGACGTGAACACATTGGTCTCAACCGGTATTATGGGTGGGCTTTCTACGTTCTCCACCTTCGTTTACGGTGCCTATGTTCTCATGGCTGGAGGAGCGGCAAATATGGTGTCAGCGTCGTTATATTTACTGATTTCGGTTGTAATGGGTTATCTCGCAATCCTTCTTGGATTGCGATTGGGAGGCAAATCTTCAGTTTGAAGATATAAGTTAGAGCTAAGAACATCGAAAACGGACACACGAACCACGTAGTCTAGAAAAGAGATTTATGGCAAGCGTTTATTTAGGCTCATCCAGGTCCGGAATGTAAGTTACAGGACTTCACTGCTATTCCTTCTTTTGTACTCTCTTCAGAAGGAAAGTCACTCATATTCCTCCAAGCTAATATCGACCTTTCGGTTACTCGTTAAATGCATTGGAAGAAAGAAAACATAAACTTCTGTGTAATTTATTCAGCTATAAATAAAAGAAATTATATAAATTAAAGAAAGTAGCCTTTCTTTTTGATTTAAATTCAGAAATATTGGAAGAATACCTGTTCTATTTATACGTATGCCAAATAGTAGGGTCTTATTCTCTGTGCGTCAGGTGTCTTCTTTTGGGTGCCGTTAACTTAGCCCATTGTCTGTGATCACTACCTTTCAGGCGAGCGCCGCGGTTCAGTACAAGCGCAGCTTGGTGCGCATACCCTGAGGCCTGTTGGACTCTCGGAACATGCAAGCGATGTGGCAGGTCGCTTCGAATTTGACGTAGCCTTGCTGGATATCAATATTGCCGCCGCGTTAACTCCATGGGCACTTTCGTTCTCAACCCGTTGGTTCGCGAAGGAGAACCCAACGGCTTCGTCGAAATAAATCACTGATATGGCCCCGTGGTCGCCTCTATCGGCAACGAGCCACCGGTCTTCGTCGACTGTTGCACGGGTCCGTTCAAATGAACAGGGTACGCGAGCCGTCTTAGCCGTCGACCGAATGTAGTGGCAACAAGGTTTTCATCTTTTCACGCGGATTGGATTTGATTAAATGCATGCTGCGCAGCGGAAGGAAGTTTGGTCGCATCCAGTTGCGCTGCCCCGGGATGTTGGGAGACGTGCCGGGGCTTTTGACATTTTCTCAGAATACCTCCCGCTCCTGAGTTCCAGCTGGTCACTGACAATCCGGGTTAATTTCGTCGGTGCGCTTAGTAAGCTACCATTCGCTCGGATCCTCCATCTATCGAACGTCGCAGAAATAATCGAAAGTTAGGGATGACCGGTTTTTGTCTCGATGGTAAAAATAATCTGTTGAACAGAAATGGGGCGAAGATGGGAGGAAAAATCATGGACGAGAATAGCTTCCACAAATCTAGTAAGTTACAATCGCTCCTTATTGATGGAAAGCAAGCCGCGACAACGTCAGCCCGGGCTCCAGAAACAATAGACGTGGTCGACCGCCTGCCCAGTTTACAGTTTGCCGCAATTGCACTGGCGTGCGGCGTAGGCACTGTCTTTTTTATTACGAACGTTCTCTAGATTTCAGCACTTTTCGAAAGGCATTGGGAAATGCGATCATTCTTGGTCTCATCGTCCTAGATTTTGCGCGACTTGACCCGTTATAGCTATTTAATTTGCATCCCTTAAGGATCGTCGAAAAGGGCAGTGGGCCATAAATAATAGTGGCCCATGACGCATATGCTTCCGGTTTAAAGACAGTCACGCGCTGATGTTGAAATTGCTGTTGTCATTGAGGGTGAGCGACGATGTCAGTCCTACATCCCAGACAGATTCGAAAAGGAGAAGTGGAAGTGCGGGAAATGGGGTGCCGTGCAATATTGCGCGGTGATCGCCTAATATTGCAATGAGGTCAAAAGCTTCCCACTGACCAATAGCAGGAATGGCTCCCCTAAGGGGGCCATTCCGCTTTGCAGAGATGGCATTTAGCTTATCGCTTCCTGCGATAGCTTGGTGGGGCCGAGCGTTCCCCTGTCAGGCCTTGAACTGCTGAGTCCCGCCCATCCAGGTCTCACTCACCTTGATCTTAGAGATCTTTGCGTCCTTTTTTGTAGGATCTTGCTCTAGGATCGCAAAATCTGCGAATTTTCCATTTTGTAACGATCCAATATCTTCGTCCATATGACATTGCCAAGCTGCGTCAATTGTTACAGCACGCAAAGCAGCTTCGACCGGGATACACTCATTGGCAAAGAAGACGTCTCCGCCCTCATTCATCACACGTGTGACGGCGTCTTCAACATACCGCAACGGTTCAATAGGCGTCACGTTCCAATCTGAATGCAGTGATATTTTCAAACCGGCCGCGAGTGCCGACGCACAAGGATCGTAGAATTGAGCACGTTCAGGACCTAAAATTCGATCCCGGAACGCTTTGCCCCACCAACGGATATGACCTATGAGGAAAGAAGGCGAGACGCCCATATCCTTCATGCGTTTCATCTGATCAGGGTGAAACACGCTACAATGCTCAATCCGATGACGTAGCGGGCTATCTGCGTTCTTGCCTAGCGTTGTTTCATACGCATCTAGCACCATATCGATTGCTGCATCGCCATTTGCATGAACGCCAACCTGCCACCCGCCCGCATGAGCGCGGCGGATCACCTCGGTGACTTGTTCGAGAGTGTAATTGAGCGCTCCGCGTGAATTCGATCCCAGATAATTCTCCCTTTGAAAGCCCGTCTGAGCCTGATTGGAACCATCAGCCCAAGCCTTTATCCCATCGACCCGGAAAATATCGTCTCCACGCCCTGGCTTGATCCCTTCTTTTTCCCACTCGTCCATTATCGTTGAGACCAACATACCGCGATAGCGAACAGGGGAAGTGCCGTCGGCAAATACTGCATCCAGGAGTTGGAGATCTTTTGCGCCTGCCATGATGCCAATGCCGCAGTCGTGAAGCATGGTGCAGCCAACCGAGCTTGCCTGGGTCAAAAGCTGTTTCACACGCCCGACCATCTCAACTGCGTCGGGAGAGGGCATAGCCGTCAGGAATTCTTGCTGCGCTGCCATCTCCTCAATACGCCCGGTTAGATTTCCGCTGCTATCTCGCACGAAGCGAGCACCAGAAGGATCAGACGTATTGCGAGTAATACCGGCTGCCTTGAATGCGGCACTATTGGCGTAAGCTATATGGCCATTGCTCTCCTGCATGAAGAAGGGATTGTTGGGAGCCAGTTCATCCAGTTCTGCAAGCGTGGGTATCTTAGCGCCGCTTGTGATGCTGGCGTCAAATTGCTGAGCACGAACCCACTCTCCGGCTTTCGCATCAGCCACGCCTTTACGGAGCTTTGCCCAAACAGTTGCATAATCTGGCGTGGAGATTGGGCTGACGTCAATCCAGTCCTGAAATGCAGTGAATACAAAATGCATGTGTGGATCGATCAATCCCGGCATTAAAGTGCGGCCTTCGAGATCGACTACTCGAGCGCCCGCCCGTATTGAAGCTTGCACAGCTTCTGCCGTCCCAACAGCTAGAATTCGATTGTCGCGTATTGCGACGGCCTCCGCACGCGATTGCGATTGATCCATCGTAAAAATGGTGCCGTTCTTGAAAATTATGTCCTGCACACCGTTTGACGATGTTTGCGCTTGCGCGCTTTCCGTCGTCGAGCAGGCAAACGCTGTGGCAGCTGCGCCGGCGCCAAGAAACTTCAGAAAATCCCGGCGTGAAGCCATGGATTGAAGATAAGAAACCA
This genomic stretch from Ochrobactrum sp. BTU1 harbors:
- a CDS encoding ATP-binding cassette domain-containing protein, with protein sequence MLEARNISVLFGKATVFSNLSMSVKPGEIYCVSGPSGCGKTTLGRILAGLRRPDSGEVTLDNQRSDLHHWWPVQYLHQSPLSAMNPRWRIGKVIREPGAVDPELERALGVQRDWAERYPHELSGGQLQRVSILRALGAKPRYLIADEITSALDPVAQAQIWHFLLAFANKLQVGILAISHDEGLLATIGNKQPGLRLG
- a CDS encoding amidohydrolase — translated: MCIACNPGMVSYLQSMASRRDFLKFLGAGAAATAFACSTTESAQAQTSSNGVQDIIFKNGTIFTMDQSQSRAEAVAIRDNRILAVGTAEAVQASIRAGARVVDLEGRTLMPGLIDPHMHFVFTAFQDWIDVSPISTPDYATVWAKLRKGVADAKAGEWVRAQQFDASITSGAKIPTLAELDELAPNNPFFMQESNGHIAYANSAAFKAAGITRNTSDPSGARFVRDSSGNLTGRIEEMAAQQEFLTAMPSPDAVEMVGRVKQLLTQASSVGCTMLHDCGIGIMAGAKDLQLLDAVFADGTSPVRYRGMLVSTIMDEWEKEGIKPGRGDDIFRVDGIKAWADGSNQAQTGFQRENYLGSNSRGALNYTLEQVTEVIRRAHAGGWQVGVHANGDAAIDMVLDAYETTLGKNADSPLRHRIEHCSVFHPDQMKRMKDMGVSPSFLIGHIRWWGKAFRDRILGPERAQFYDPCASALAAGLKISLHSDWNVTPIEPLRYVEDAVTRVMNEGGDVFFANECIPVEAALRAVTIDAAWQCHMDEDIGSLQNGKFADFAILEQDPTKKDAKISKIKVSETWMGGTQQFKA
- the crcB gene encoding fluoride efflux transporter CrcB, producing MVPLDILWVGLGGGLGSLFRWWVGALAGECYKGKFPLGTFLINVTGAFSIGFLSVLFTVQWYDRFGDLLRAGVLTGFLGGYTTFSSMQLDAVKLAREHYESLAVIYLLGSVLLGLAAAAFGALLANLIG
- a CDS encoding ATP-binding cassette domain-containing protein; this translates as MLELTKLSVSFSRYTGLFRQERIARLSDIDLNVAQGEIVALIGHSGAGKSILAHAILGLLPPNAMVEGSVYFQSSLLTEPVLMKKRGREIAFLPQQTTYLDPTADTGSLISWAARRAGKTPQIKARLEQVGLSSEVASLYPHQLSGGMARRILMAQATAGGPALLIADEPTAGLDPLNCDTILQQLRKQADNGGAVLLITHDLVSVFPYADRIAILNEGKICCVAPVSAFSGAGEKLNSRYAQSMWRALPQNGFNAYA
- a CDS encoding CrcB family protein codes for the protein MMNTIILVFVGGAVGAMVREFLMLGIPNLSEGFPISVLVANVAASFLLGLSTSLYKKGSLSEDVNTLVSTGIMGGLSTFSTFVYGAYVLMAGGAANMVSASLYLLISVVMGYLAILLGLRLGGKSSV
- a CDS encoding potassium channel family protein, translated to MLTDFIVGSTVGIVVMLVHLLATLCVYLFVHLLGSKLNENRVIFLVVSLISLYIILFICLCCCVTIWALTYYHMGLVDNYGDAFYTAMLNYTTLGSGDLSQIARTRLFGPITGASGILMFGWAAALLVYIIQLHLPGMLKKRWES